One segment of Clarias gariepinus isolate MV-2021 ecotype Netherlands chromosome 6, CGAR_prim_01v2, whole genome shotgun sequence DNA contains the following:
- the LOC128527011 gene encoding uncharacterized protein LOC128527011 — protein MMEFNGAAQISTQWKPALNYSSAAASSTTSSIASSPPRTITQQVSESSSHTQESDSDTFPSSQSKPSDEQQEFSSSETHDEQDLKSAHSPYSRLNIYSSEDSDEDVCASRLKKSKSILDELFTDESNDSASDSGEDLPSKPGDESDGSSSDISECPRPSASTHRRSRVDGVAVNKTEKTEDGRRVYNKKHYCLFCSKPFSKIARHLEDIHSKEEEVSKACSFPKGSKQRRMYLDELRLRGNYIHNIAVLKSGKGDLIPYKRPRGEMKASDFMHCPHCQGLFTKKVLWRHMKVCKLSPKDYVPKPGKNRALSLCAATQPIPRNISPELWKILSVMVTDEITEAVKNDSCIIQMAEHWLRKSGDSPNGQCFIRQKLRELGKLLLSGRKVTSLRKLEDFIDPYNCMQAVEAVRHACEYNSEKNTYKIPSLAKKMAICLAQLSRLIRTKVVMPKNVKLARKLQNFQKIHEERWNDLLCATVSRNSEDEEVKFKPPLLLPFTEDVQKLHVFLNKAQDEFTVRLSAESSTKHWSDLAKVALTQIILFNRSREAEVVSMTVDTFLSRDNADPATDIDWALTEVEKQLCRHFYKIVIRREGARPIPILLTLKMLRALQLLVEKRESCGVMKDNTYVFARPSASSHFRCSDCVRGFSLICGAKDPQSLTCWKLRKQMATLSTVLNLGDPEINQLASFLGHELIIQDEFYPLHERTLQLAKVHKVLTAMEQGRMMEFMGKNFTDIDVQPDEKVDLSSEKVKRSWECSGVFPGTCPGKSVAQKKRKTWSGPEIQAVEKHMKDYITSCRVPGKAACENCLSAEPLTLKKRDWQSVKFYIYNRIMAQKRDASHKV, from the exons ATGATGGAGTTTAACGGCGCTGCGCAGATCAGCACTCAGTGGAAACCTGCGCTGAACTACAGCAGCGCCGCCGCGTCCTCCACCACGTCCTCCATCGCGTCCTCCCCACCCAGGACTATCACTCAGCAG GTGTCAGAgagcagctcacacacacaggagagcgACAGCGACACGTTTCCGTCGTCCCAGTCGAAGCCCTCGGACGAGCAGCAGGAGTTCTCCAGCTCAGAAACACACGACGAGCAG GATCTAAAGAGCGCTCACAGTCCCTACTCCAGATTAAACATTTACTCGTCTGAAGACAGCGATGAAGACGTCTGCGCTTCCCGACTGAAGAAGTCGAAGAGCATC TTGGACGAGTTATTTACTGACGAGTCCAACGACTCAGCTTCTGACAGCGGTGAGGATCTTCCTTCAAAACCGGGAGATGAGAGCGATGGAAGCAGCTCGGACATCAGTGAGTGTCCTCGACCGAGCGCAAGCACTCACCGGCGGTCAAGGGTCGACGGCGTAGCCGTAAACAAGACGGAGAAAACCGAGGACGGGAGGAGAGTGTATAACAAAAAACACTACTGCCTGTTTTGCTCAAAACCTTTCAGCAAGATAGCGAGACATTTAGAGGACATTCACTCGAAGGAAGAGGAAGTCTCGAAAGCGTGCAGTTTCCCTAAAGGTTCCAAACAGAGGAGGATGTATCTAGATGAGCTCCGCCTCAGAGGGAATTACATCCACAACATAGCCGTGCTCAAATCCGGAAAAGGCGACTTGATCCCGTACAAGCGGCCGCGCGGGGAAATGAAAGCGAGTGACTTCATGCACTGCCCGCACTGCCAGGGCTTATTCACCAAGAAAGTCCTGTGGAGGCACATGAAGGTGTGCAAGCTGAGTCCCAAAGATTACGTCCCCAAGCCCGGGAAGAACCGTGCACTGTCTCTGTGCGCGGCCACGCAGCCTATTCCACGCAACATCAGCCCGGAGCTCTGGAAGATTTTAAGCGTCATGGTCACGGACGAAATCACGGAAGCTGTAAAAAACGACAGCTGCATCATCCAGATGGCCGAACACTGGCTCCGGAAGAGCGGAGACTCTCCGAACGGTCAGTGCTTCATCCGGCAGAAGTTACGGGAATTAGGAAAGCTGCTGCTCAGCGGCCGGAAAGTGACGTCTCTGCGGAAACTGGAGGACTTTATTGACCCGTACAACTGCATGCAGGCGGTCGAGGCCGTGCGGCACGCGTGCGAATACAACAGCGAGAAAAACACGTACAAAATTCCGTCCCTCGCTAAAAAAATGGCCATTTGCTTGGCGCAGCTTAGTCGCCTCATACGAACTAAAGTGGTGATGCCAAAGAACGTGAAGCTGGCCCGAAAACTGCAGAACTTCCAAAAGATCCACGAGGAACGTTGGAACGATTTGCTTTGCGCGACGGTGTCGAGGAACTCCGAAGACGAGGAGGTAAAATTTAAACCTCCGTTGCTCTTGCCGTTTACGGAAGATGTTCAGAAGCTCCACGTGTTCCTCAACAAAGCGCAGGACGAGTTCACAGTGCGGTTATCCGCCGAGTCGTCCACGAAACACTGGTCGGATTTAGCCAAGGTTGCTTTGACCCAGATTATTTTGTTCAACCGGAGCCGGGAAGCTGAAGTGGTGAGCATGACGGTGGACACGTTTCTTTCCCGGGACAACGCCGATCCTGCCACGGACATCGACTGGGCTCTGACTGAGGTCGAGAAGCAACTATGTCGACATTTTTACAAAATCGTCATCCGGCGAGAAGGAGCGCGTCCCATTCCCATCTTGTTGACTCTTAAAATGCTGCGAGCCCTGCAGCTGCTAGTGGAAAAGCGAGAATCCTGTGGCGTCATGAAGGACAACACTTATGTCTTCGCCCGGCCGTCGGCCTCGTCCCATTTCAGGTGCTCGGACTGTGTTCGAGGCTTCTCATTGATTTGTGGAGCAAAGGATCCTCAGTCGCTGACTTGCTGGAAATTGCGGAAGCAGATGGCGACACTGTCCACGGTGCTGAATCTCGGAGACCCAGAAATAAACCAGTTGGCCAGCTTCCTCGGGCACGAGCTGATTATCCAGGATGAGTTTTACCCCCTGCATGAACGGACACTACAGCTAGCGAAAGTGCACAAGGTGCTAACGGCAATGGAGCAGGGACGGATGATGGAGTTTATGGGCAAGAACTTCACAGACATCGATGTCCAACCTGATG AGAAGGTTGATCTAAGCAGCGAGAAAGTAAAGAGGAGCTGGGAATGTTCAG GCGTGTTTCCCGGCACATGTCCTGGGAAAAGTGTCGCccagaagaaaaggaaaacgTGGAGCGGTCCTGAAATCCAGGCCGTGGAAAAGCACATGAAGGATTACATCACTTCCTGTCGAGTCCCGGGCAAAGCGGCGTGCGAGAACTGCTTAAGCGCCGAACCTTTAACGCTCAAAAAGAGAGACTGGCAGAGCGTCAAGTTCTACATCTACAACCGCATCATGGCGCAGAAGAGAGACGCCAGTCACAAAGTCTGA